The DNA window TGTATGTTAGTGTCTGGTTCTTTTTTCTACAAGCTGCAGCATAGTTTAATTGTTTTCAGTTCTGTTGTCAAATCACTACAAAGATACAAATGTATGCATAcctgtgtatatctgtgtgtgtttgtcgtgCATATCATGTACTTTTTTAATATAAAGAGGAAATAGGATCTGAAGACATCTGTAACAAAGTCCATACTTGGAATTGATTACATTGAATCTAAATAAAGCTGCACTGAGGAAGTACAAACACAATTTTACATGAATAACAGCCACCGTGGATTAAAGACGAGCTCCATGTTGACAGAAAAATAGATGAGAGAtttgtaaatgtatgttttataagagagagtgagaggaagctGAGAATTTCTGCTCAGCCATTCAGGCTTGTCAATGCCAGAGCGGAGACGGCCATGAATTaaacatgtctttgtgtttcagtgacCCTTTGTCTCCTCAAGCAGAAGACACGAGTGACAGCACACACAAATTTGAAAGACAAAGACGAGAACCATATGCAATCTGCAGAGTGTGCAACGGAAAAATGTCCTGTCAGTCGACGCATCGCGGAAGGGCAGACTGACCTGTGCGTCGATGATTTTCTGTTTGGAGTCTACGACTGCCTGCATGTCGGAATGatccttcttcagctcctcttccACAGACATTAACCTGGAGTAAGATCAAGCAGAGTCAGTGATACAGGGCTAATGGGAAtaaaggctacatccatatgATAACACtgtcattcatttcattcaaactgaaacaatcTCAGTCCACACAAGAGTTTTGGAACGTATCACTGTTCAtactaacacgcctgaaaatgtatatcatgtgaccactcaCGTACAATCGGCACAcatgctggtgtaaacaggaagcatttggttgaTAGTTGCAGAATTGCACCAAACTTTCATCTCAAACACATGTACCCAGTTctatcattgtaaaatacagaatgtaACTGCACAACTGCTGTAGGTAAAGGCAACAGGGTCTGTAATACTTGTAATTGTATTTCCATGCTGCATTCTACACTGGTCGTTGAGGCTGATTCCAGTTGCTTTCTTTTCAAAGCGACCATTTGATAGGAACCTGTCCAATCAGTGAAGTCTACGTCGTGACCAAAAAGACCCAACCAGCAAGTGATTGTCAGTTCATACGTCATAGTTTCCAAATATCTTTGCTCGCCGAGAAGAagctggagttttcaaactataaTGGCCTTTCCAAAGTTCTCCATTTTAGTGGCTCTTAACCTGCGGAGTAGTGTGGATGGCAGGCGTATCCTTAGTAACGTAAACGTTGTAGCATACATCTCAGAACAGCTGCATTCCAAACAAAGAGTCCATTCTTCCCCACCTGCTGATGATGCCCTTCATCTGCAGGTCCTTGTCGTCCTGCTGTCGGCGCAGGCGCTCCTCCGACTCCTCCAGCCTGGCCTGGTACTCCATCAGCACCTTCTGGGCCTGCTCGTCCTGACCCTTCAGCCGGGCCTCGTACTCCTCCAGCTTCTGCACCGACGCCCgcagcttctcctgcagcacCGCGATCTCCTGCTGGTACTGAAAAGAAGCAGGGAGacgaagagagaaaagaaaaatcatgagCGCCGTTGTCATTACCATTTtgataatcatcatcatcatcatcgtcaagCCTATCAGCAGGCTGCCCTTCTTCATTACCATAGCTGACAagaaccaaaaaaaagaaatccctcaATCAGGTCAGAGATAACGTCCCCATCATTTCTGTTCTGAATAGAGACGGCCTCGGTCTCTGGGAATCACACAGTTCATTTGTCAGCATTTCTTATGACAGCACTCAACCAGTATGGCTGCTGTAAAACTTAACTCTGCTTAAATGGCTCAGAACCCAATGATCTGTTCGgaggttaaataaaaaataaaaaaataaaatgaaagaaagaaaagaaaggaagttTAGAATGAAGAAAGGCACGAATGAGtgaaggggagggagggatggaagcAGTTGGAGTCTAGTGTGTGAAATGAGCTCTGAAAATCTCTTCTTGACCTCTCGCTCGACCACAGGGAGGCTTCTGCAGTAGCTGTCTTAAAGCGAGGGGGAAATGAGAGGACGAATCAAATGTTAATGgcatttattaataaaaaaatattttaacagtaCCAGTTTGactattatataatataatattataaactACTATATATTACTACTATATATGcttataataatacaatatatatataaataaaccagTTTTCTTGAAACTCCTTCCAATAGTTAagactttaatttaaatgtcagcGGGTGTCAACCTCATGATGGCATTAAAGGAGAGATCAGGGAACCAGCACAGTTATAAGCCTCATCCTCTGGGTAACATgaatgtttacatgtgtgtcttCATGGCAGTCcatataaaatattttgatatttaagtTTGGACCATGGACTGATCTTAAAGATGGTCGACGTGacggctccccaaaagtgaagccaaatcatcatGATCGGCACCTAGTGGCTGGTCATAAAactcccctcctccatgttaatggatggatggaaagtggaagtggagatgtgttgtccatctttaaacacagtctatggtctggACCAAAGACTCTCACCAGCTACACTGCCAATGTGGTTGAATAGTCTTATTAGATCATTATGCTTTGGCATAGTACGGTCATTTATTGAATACTTGTCTCTTGGAATTGCAACGATCAATTTGACCAAAAGTCTCCTTTATtttggtgaaaatgaaaagaaacattttaatcaatatTATCCATTTGTCACAGCATTTTTAGCCTAAACTAACACgaaacaaaaatcaaaatgACTATCTTATCTGTATATTATGCTTAATTATTCATCACTGCTGAAGAACactgtgaaagacaaacaatcAGAGCACCCTGAACAATGGGATCCAATTACACACAGTGAGGAAGCTGCTGGGATCATTTATCTTTCCCTGTCACCTTGTTTATGTCACTCTGCTGCCTACCACTGGGACATTCTTATACCTTCCCCCCACTCCTCCCAGGAGGAAGAGTGACCTCACATTGTTCCTTCTTATCGTCTTtactcttctctccatctctaatATCCCACAGATCTTGTCACTAGGTCCCCTGAGACTGAAGGACATCTACTGTATCTGTAACTGCCTTTGTTCTGACCCTTGGtccctgctctgctctccttcAGATGCACAACACATCGTAGTCTGCACGATGCCACTGTCTCACCCCGTGTCCTCAACATAGGTGACCAAACAACtataacaaatatattttggacaatataaatgtttgtggaTATTATCATAAGCTTCTTTGTCActtagttttttaaaatcaatgttgtagctataaaacaaataattaatgGAATATGCAGATGGAGAAAAACAATCTAAACAATAGATAACAGGAAAAAGAGCAATGCATGATTGTCAATAAAAATCTGAAAGCTAATTCTCCCATCATTCGTATTAACTAcaatacatattttttattatgtattaaTAATTATGTAATTAATAATCTGAGTTACTGATCTTTTTCCCATTAAAACATAATGCCAGTAgtttaaacaattaaaaatgttgtgtaATCTTTGAGAAAAGTAACAATCATCTTCAGCTTTGTGAAGAATTAGAcgtaaaaatagaaaattcaAAGCACAAAATTGTGTTTCatataatgcaattaaacacTTTAACTGAAAACGTCAGTATTCAAGTGGAAATTTCAGGCATTTTATGCTGACAATATAAAATTTTTGACTGATTTATGAGTATTCATATTTTGTCCTGATGCCTGAAGAAGACTAATGTGTACCTTCATTTGTAATAGATCACTGAATGTACGCtgtgtatatataaattaatttggATATTTTAAATGCCTCCAGTGCCGTCATGTATTGTTGAGACCGTATCTAAGCTGCTGATTTCCAATCCTCCTCTTGTTGCTGCTCGGCTATTTTAAGGTGGCCGGGGCTTCTTTTGGTGAGACTGAGGTTATTGCCTTCTTTGGTTGCTCTCGCTGCCTGGGCGGCTGGCTTCCATCAAGCATGAGCTACGTTAGGATGACAGGTTTGTGTTCATTAcggatggaggaaaaaaaacacggGCAGCCAATAAAAGCAAGGAAGCGAAGCTGAGGGTGAATATTTGCAGATGATGCTGAGAAGAGAAGCAGTGAACGTAAGCAGAGGAAGCAGCAAAGagcttgttctctctctctgtttctcacacacagaagatgcaaagcacacacacaagctcagacACGTCTGTGTGGATGTGCtgcatgtgcatacacacaaacacacacacctgctttgGGTAATTACAAATGTTCAAATATAGGAAGAGGGGCAGAAAGGGGGGGTTTAGTATGTTTTCAAGTAAAAGGCTCCAAAAGTAAGAAGTGAGCTTAAGTAACagggttaaagggatagttcgcCGAATGCAGTGAATgcagaatttgtttttcattttctgtaacattgtgagacatATCTATCTCAGAAAAAATCTATCTCaggatcttgataaaaacaaaacgtGGCAAGTTTGGGActgatatttttgtgtgtgcaatttgatacaataaaaatgtgaatgaagtgaatttgaatgtgtttcataaggggactgttgggtatTGTCCGAGGTATCTGCTATACTGAGTCACAAGCCAGTTTTTACTCATTCCAGCTCTCcaattaatattaacttgtacAGTTTTGGAGTTTGGTTGAAtctaaaacaacaattcgtagtCATCTCCTTAGTCTGTGGCATCTTTCACAATTCTCAGAATTGTGCACCACCAAATGATTCATCGAGATAATAATCAGCAGGTTGCTAAAAGTCCTGGTGGTGATATTTAATCCTGCCTGCTATATTTAGCCTCACAATTACGTCCCCTGTTATAACTGCTTTCTACCATTATTGCCGTCGCTATGACTTTCCATCTGCTGATAGCCACAGTTCGCTGCTGGCAGTGAAAACACCCACGAAACATCACTGAGGAGCCAATTTCAGGGAAATTAGAGATTATGTTGTTATAGGGTCACATGCAGAGCACTATCCTATTTACCTCAATGCACATATTATAACTTTAAGTAATAATAAGGTTTTGTTTCACCGTGCCTACTTCTAATGGACCTCAGGGAGGGCAGAGCTGGGATAGATACAGCAGATAATTAAGAGTGTTTTAAGGGAAAGGGGGTGTATGAGGGAGCTAATGAGAGGTAAAGAAAGGAAGGACAGTTCAGTTGAAGCATCATGGCTGTAGGTCAGGGTGGTCTGTGAAGAGGAGGCATTGGTAAAAAGGTCAAGAGTTGGACGAGGAGGCAGGTTACCTTCTCCACCTGAGTCAGatcctctctgtttctcagtGACTCGGGCTCCATCCGCTCATGGTCTAAATACTGCACATTCATATTCAATAGCCAGGCTGCTGTGCGGTCCAGCGCACTTGGGTTCACAGGGGAGGGGGCCTATAGTGAAACCAacataacacatacacacacacacaaacacacacacacacacacacacatacacatacatgagCTGAGTGCAAGTGACGGGAGGGGGCAgggggagcagggggagcagggggaggCAGGTTGCAACAACAATagcacagaaacaacagaaatccGCTTGAAATGCACCAACTCTTCAGGACTGAAAGCAGCAGGTGGGATGGATAACACACTCCTGTCGTCAAGCTCACACATGCAGGGCAGCACAGCACACACTTTGAAGCCCCTATTTAtgagtgtatgtgagtgtgcgTGCACGAAACCAGCCTGGAGGCAGAGACTAGCAGctaaggtgtgtttgtgtgtgtgtgtgtttctaccgGCCTCATCTCTGATGGATGGTCTTTTACAGTGCATGAGTGGAGATGTAGGATGGTTTCATAACTCACCACTAATTTGCATTAAAGGCTTTCGAAAAGGTCCAAATATCCAAATGTTAAAACGGCAAatggataaaataaatgaaactttaCGTCGGCCTACACATGAATGAAACTTTACAAAGATGTAGGCGTTAGTACCATGGTTACTGACTAATGATTTAATAGAGACGGATTGAATAGGATATAAAAATCCACATTAAATTATAAGCAAGATCCAGATACTTTATCAGAAGATATATGATTTTAGCTATTGTATATTTCAGCTATAACCCATAAAACCATAACTAAGAAACCAACACCAtatcaaatgtgtaaaatgaaagtgaaagcaaaaaggtttagtttgttgtttgttttaaatgaacacaACCTTCAACAGTGAAGTGCAGTCGTGACcaaaaaataggaaaaatatCAGCATTCATTAATTTTACACAATTTGGTGAGAGTGGATGATAGCAGTTGTCATGGCTACAGCATTTGCAGCTCTTCTGTTGCCACTGCCAAACGCTTCTTCAGGCATGTTTCTGATACACATAACAAAGCTTGCACCTCTTTTACAGCAAAACGAGCGGGTTATTTAAAAATGGGTAAACGCACTAAAAAGAGTCAGTTGACTCAGTTCCCATTGACAGTCGAGGAGTTTGCCCTGCTGATTTAATCCATTCCCACTGCAAAAAAAGAtgttgggttttttgaccaCTGGAAAAGACTCTTTTGAGACTTGCTAATTTTGGTTGATGCTGGATAGTATCAGCAAAAAAGCCACAATGATCACAGTAATAaaggattaaaacattttattttgtttcctattttttatatttatgctcgtacaaaacacaccacagcaaattccttgtatgtgtaaacctacttggcaataaaaccagATTCTGATTCATCCCCGCAGGGAGGGTCCCGCAACTCAAAATCTGGGACTCGGTGCCCTGAACATACAAATTAAATGAGGGTGTGGTACCCTGCTGTGGATTGTTCCACAGGGAGGAGACCCAGGCGAGATGGAGACATGCAGATGCCCTCTCCTTCAGCCTGTCGCCAAGGGCAACCATTGACCAGTTTTTTAATTACAACCTTGTAGTCCTGACCTGCCAATACCAAACACTGAGCAGCTAAGTTGTAGAGGAGAATGCTGATTTAAAATAGAAACCTCCCACTTTGaccacacacactaacagacaTTCTGTATCAATACACTGACACAGTCATGTACCGGATCTGTTCATAACCACGAGGGTCTAGTTTTTCTGTTGCCACGCTGGCACAGATATCACTCGTTAATTAGAATGATAATTGTGCCTCCACCACCCTTATTCTCAGCCCATTAACTTAACCAGTAAAACAGTGGTGAAGCGGTGAGCTGCCTGTATGCAAATTACTGTCATTACATGCACAATGTGCAGCACCAAGTCCGCCCACACAGACTGTCCTCAACATGCTATGAGACAAATGGGCACTTTGTACGAGATACTTTTTCTATCAGTGAAATTTCAGGTGATTACACAGACTGAGGCAGCTATAGTCGACTGTCTGGAATCATAAATACCAGCtttaataaatgtgaagttaaaGATATGTAGTGGTCTGAGCCCCGTACCTGTTTGTGCTGAGCCCTCTGCTTGGTCTCAGGACTGTCACCTTTGGAAGAAGAGGACTGCTGTCGTAACCGAGCGCCACTGCCGGGCCAGTCGGGGGACGAAGTCATCATGCTGCCAGAGGAGGGCCGGGGGTATGCGCTGTTGAGCAGATTTGGTGGGGTGCGGCCCCGAGTGATGCTCTGAGGCGGGGGCTGGTCTATCCTCCGCTGTGGGCCAGCGCTGTTCTGTCTGGGGATGGTGGGCTGGTGCTGCATTTCCGTGAGGGATAGTTGTCTGCGGTTGAACTCGCCCGAACGCCTGGCGTACTCCTCCCCGCTGCTCCCCCCACCTCCACCGCCACCATGGTTCAAGAAGGCATGTTTTCCTCCTGGGGGTCCCTCCTCGTTGTTGCTGTGGGAACTGACAGAACTGTGGCACTCGGAGCCTGAGTCGGTCATTCCGCGTGGGGAGACGGGCATGCAAGCCATCTGGTAAACTGGATTCTGGAAGGACAGGGGGGCTAGCAGTTGGGCGGGTCGACCTGGGGTGCTTTCTGTGCCTGGGGTGGTGGGGGTCTGGCCTGGCCTTCTCAAAGTGGGACCTCCAAGGATGTTGCCTTGTGGGACTCTGGCTGACCAGCCACCACCAGAGCCTGGGCCTTCACCCAAAGCATCTGAGGTACAAGGACCTAGGCCACCTTCCAGACTGCGTGGGTCCTGGAGATCCACCATGGACAGACTTTTGCTGCCATTGGCCATGCCCAGGTCCGGCTCGTTGGTCTCGGAGTAACTTGAGCTGCGTGCTGGGGAGGGCTGGATCCCTGAGCTCCGTGTCACAAAGAATAGGTCCTTATTTTCTGGGGTTGGGGAGGGTAACCTGGTAAAATCAACCaatctaaaaagacaaaagggaTCCAGATTAAACTCTCAGCCAATCACTGTTTGATCACTTGTTGACATGATAATGGAAACTTGAAAAAAATCTTGCAAAAAATCACAATGGCATGGCCAGTAGGGGCAGCTGCTGACTTCGGCGTTATCTCAGTAACATGATGAGAGATTGTCTGCTCTGCCGGCAATGTACATTCTAAGATGAATGTTCGGTTATCTGTTCCGTTATTTACGCAGGGAGCACAATGTTCTTATTATCATACGCTGGTGGTACTGAGGTGGTTAGAGATTATTTTACTCAGATGTCTCTGGCGCTAATGGCCCTTTAATTAACATGCTAGCGGGAAATGTAGTTGGGCAGATGAGGTGGAAAGCAGAGAAACTATGTGGCTAATATTTCATACATATTGCAGAGCTATATGCCACTGTAGTTTCTACATGCTTGGAAAGGGAATGGGGGGAAGTACGGGGTATTCAGTTGCTTACTATTTGCAACTTTActactagatgccactaaatcctacacactttACCTTTAAAGGAAAGAAATCATAGTCATCTTTACTCCCTGTTTCCCAAATGTGTGATCTTATCAGATAATGTCTTTGTCACATCACGCTCATCCCATCCCTCCATTCCATTACCCTTCTCTCGTTTAACTTCTTTCTACTCTTCCCTTCTGCTcaatttctcctttttctttctcctacTTTGCATGTCACTGGTTAGTGGGAGAGAAGTGATTAAGTCAGTATGGTGAGCTCATTCGAATGCTGTTTCAGTTCTGCAGCTTGCTGATGaggacactcacacacacaggtcaatATGTGAGCAAACAGTGGCTGTGATAAAGTAAAGCAGGTCGGCTCTGACATCGGGTCACATGGGGACATTACCTAATTATTTCAATTGATCCCGGCCCCCTGATGAGCATAATGATGCCAGCTGTCTGACTGCCTTCCTGTTTCTCTtgtctcatcttcctctttcacGCAGCACGTTCTCTCCTACCTGAGACTTTCTCAgacttattattattcatatctttctcctcctttggGTCTGTGTGCCTTTATGTTAATCTTTCTAAGTTTCACCTTGTTACTGTTCTGCCAGGGAGTATGAGGACAAGTGATAAGTGAGATAAAGGTGCCATCCCGAGTGTGTATTCGTCCGCGGGGGAGTAAACGAGTTTTCATCTGGCAAACAAGAACAGGTCGCCTAACGAACACGAACTCTGCAGCAAAACTGGTTGGTGGTGCAGGAAAAGAACAACGGGTGTAAAGTATCAGTATTGACTTTACAACTAAGGAGGGTCTTAATCTTTTCTGCAATTAGCTAATCGCTACATCACCAGCGATCAAATATGCCCAGAGCCGCCTGCAGACGTAAGAAGTAGCAGCAAAAGCTGAAAGCAGAAAGTGGGACAGGGATTTATTTGCAACAGATGCTCCATGAACAGGTAAGCTGTTCCAAGGGCTTCCAAATTTATATAATTTTGAGAATAATGGCAAAATATCTATAAATCTTCACAGCTGCTTTATCGTCTTTAGAGGACATTTTAAGGCCATTTTGTTTTTTCGCTGGATAAACAAGGACTAATATTTTGCACATACATAGTCAAAAATGACTGCTGAGTTTAAATTTAGGttaaatttatatttacttATATGTATACTTTAAAGTACAATATCACCAatgtcaacagcagcagcaccaatACACTGTACATCAGCTGCTGATTTAACGTGTCCCCCGATCCGCTTCAAGATTTAATGGGCTCTACCCTGACTCaaaacacatccttccactaagtgtCATGGTAATACATCCAGagttttgcataatcttgctgcttaacaaaccaacaaacagtgGGGATTTCTTTGTGAGTATTAGCTGAGTACTTGAATATTTCTTACCCTGACAGTTCATTGTCTATGACCATCTTCTGCAGACCAGTGGAGATGCTACAGCTGGCCTCGGCGGGCGGCGAGCCCATGTGCTCCGAGGACTGCCCGGGTGTCACCTGGACACTTGACGGGTTGGACAGAGCTGTGTTCACCTCTCGCAGGATCCTGGGCAGAGGACCCAGCTTCGATGCCGCACTCTGAAGAGAGACACACGATCGACTGTCAGccaaattaaatataaactcTGGACCACTTCAGTCGGAGCATTAATTGGATTTGATACAAGTGTTATTTTGATTGCATTTCACATTTGCATAAGTTATTTCCCCTACACCACGCAATCAACTCTCTTATTCAGAAAACACACTAAATAATAAAGTAGGCTGGCTTGTGTGATTGACTAGAGTGTCAAGCAGAGTCGCTGTGATTTCTGAATTATTGAAAGATAAGGTTTAGGATAAGTAGCTGCTCTacgaggaaaaaaacaaaacaagaatctGCCCTTTATCTAATAATCGCCAGCTTCCTATCTGCTACTGAAACTAATGTAGATGTCCTGGTAAATCCATTAATAATATGCATCACCCAGTTTCTGAGGCTTCGCAGTGCTCTCACTGTTTATGTAATGCAGCAATAAATGTAAGATAAACATCCTAATGTGGTTAAGCATGATTCAAATCCTGTTCAACCTGATTATGAAGAGAAAAGCTTTGGATCTACTTGTTGGATCCTTTAGGAAATTTTATATCTGTGCATCTCCATTATGAAGTGTGTCATCTCGAGTACCTGGTCCATCTGAGAAACCACCTCAGACAGGAGGGAGTGCAGTGTGGACAGTTCCCTGCCGAGGTCGATGTACCCCTCAAAGCCGGCCGTGTTGGAGATCGTCTCAGGATTTGAGATCTCGAGCAAAAAGCGCTGCATGTTGGTCCACTCGTGCTCCAGGAACTGGTTCATGAAGGACATGTACTCTTCCTTGTTACCAAATCTGATGTCACgggaagaggaaacacaaacagagtaaTGTAGAAGTATCATAAAAACCCACACTTCTTTACAAGAAAGCTAAGCGCGGGTCTAAACTCACTTGGTGAAGTTGGCCAGGTTTTGGGTGACTTTGGCGATGAGCGTGAGCGTGCGTGCCGTGCGGTCATCGGGATACTCCTGCATCAGGTTGAAAAGTGACGGGGACATGATGGCTGGACACAGAAACCGCAGGAACAAAGATGCGCTGATCAGACGCTCGCTGATGTCCGGTCGACCCCGGTTGCTGCATTCCTGTCGCCACGATGCAAAGACCTCTTTCAGTTCTCGAGGAAAGACACTGTGGGGAATAAAGACAGGCCAGAAATGTATCTATGAGATGATTAAATCTTATTGAAGGTTTATAGTCATAATGGataacataaaacacaaaaaagcgCCGGTAAAGATGATAATATTGGAGATATGATGTACAATTATTTACCAGAGGCACCACATTTCTGTGAGTGAACCCCAGAAGTGTAAAATAGCAATTCCTTATaacatcattaatcattaaacCCAACCTGAATCGAGGTTAAGTAGCAGAACGTTTATGGATGTGTGGCTGAttgaattaatcaattaaaaaaacaattaaatgaaagTCGACAGACAGAATTTCCCTGTCAACATATGAATGCTGCCTCCTCAGACAGGCTACAGCAAAAAGTTAAGGCTCTAattaatacatatacacatacatattagTTTGAATTCAAACTTGTCCCTTGCTACATTTTGTCAAAGCGGCTTTTGGGAGCATTTCCTCAAACC is part of the Paralichthys olivaceus isolate ysfri-2021 chromosome 18, ASM2471397v2, whole genome shotgun sequence genome and encodes:
- the dab2ipb gene encoding DAB2 interacting protein b isoform X2, coding for MHQQESMSSDSLSDARCLSRHRMSRGHSCEERTVWNPQYCVVADCQMLLLKDEEVRIPPLFLQERRPASCKVHLLRRTISVPVETQFPEFHSQLSTESESPPERTGRRRSVPGGSSDKTTPTMEAASTAATPFRVTGFLSRRLKGSIKRTKSQPKLDRNSSFRHILPGFRSVDSDRSHLMPRLKESRSHESLLSPSSAVEALDLSMEDEVIIKPVHSSILGQDYCFEVTTSTGSKCFSCRSSAERDKWMENLRRAVQPNKDNSRRVENLLRLWLIEAKDLPAKKKYFCELCLDDSLYARTTCKLKTDNVFWGEHFEFNNLPAIKSITAHLYKDTDKKKKKDKNNYIGLVNIPVAAVTGRQFVEKWYPVSTPNPPKGKTSGPMIRIKARYQSMNILPMEMYKEFAEYTTNNYMLLCSVLEPGISVKNKEEMACALVHILQSTGKAKDFLTDLMMSEVDRCGENEHLIFRENTLATKAIEEYLKLVGQKYLQDALGEFIKALYESDENCEVDPSKCSSGDLPEHQSNLKMCCELAFCKIINSYCVFPRELKEVFASWRQECSNRGRPDISERLISASLFLRFLCPAIMSPSLFNLMQEYPDDRTARTLTLIAKVTQNLANFTKFGNKEEYMSFMNQFLEHEWTNMQRFLLEISNPETISNTAGFEGYIDLGRELSTLHSLLSEVVSQMDQSAASKLGPLPRILREVNTALSNPSSVQVTPGQSSEHMGSPPAEASCSISTGLQKMVIDNELSGLVDFTRLPSPTPENKDLFFVTRSSGIQPSPARSSSYSETNEPDLGMANGSKSLSMVDLQDPRSLEGGLGPCTSDALGEGPGSGGGWSARVPQGNILGGPTLRRPGQTPTTPGTESTPGRPAQLLAPLSFQNPVYQMACMPVSPRGMTDSGSECHSSVSSHSNNEEGPPGGKHAFLNHGGGGGGGSSGEEYARRSGEFNRRQLSLTEMQHQPTIPRQNSAGPQRRIDQPPPQSITRGRTPPNLLNSAYPRPSSGSMMTSSPDWPGSGARLRQQSSSSKGDSPETKQRAQHKQAPSPVNPSALDRTAAWLLNMNVQYLDHERMEPESLRNREDLTQVEKYQQEIAVLQEKLRASVQKLEEYEARLKGQDEQAQKVLMEYQARLEESEERLRRQQDDKDLQMKGIISRLMSVEEELKKDHSDMQAVVDSKQKIIDAQEKRIASLDAANARLMSALTQLKERYSMQTRNGISPTNPTKLQITENGEFRNSSNC
- the dab2ipb gene encoding DAB2 interacting protein b isoform X11, with protein sequence MPRLKESRSHESLLSPSSAVEALDLSMEDEVIIKPVHSSILGQDYCFEVTTSTGSKCFSCRSSAERDKWMENLRRAVQPNKDNSRRVENLLRLWLIEAKDLPAKKKYFCELCLDDSLYARTTCKLKTDNVFWGEHFEFNNLPAIKSITAHLYKDTDKKKKKDKNNYIGLVNIPVAAVTGRQFVEKWYPVSTPNPPKGKTSGPMIRIKARYQSMNILPMEMYKEFAEYTTNNYMLLCSVLEPGISVKNKEEMACALVHILQSTGKAKDFLTDLMMSEVDRCGENEHLIFRENTLATKAIEEYLKLVGQKYLQDALGEFIKALYESDENCEVDPSKCSSGDLPEHQSNLKMCCELAFCKIINSYCVFPRELKEVFASWRQECSNRGRPDISERLISASLFLRFLCPAIMSPSLFNLMQEYPDDRTARTLTLIAKVTQNLANFTKFGNKEEYMSFMNQFLEHEWTNMQRFLLEISNPETISNTAGFEGYIDLGRELSTLHSLLSEVVSQMDQSAASKLGPLPRILREVNTALSNPSSVQVTPGQSSEHMGSPPAEASCSISTGLQKMVIDNELSGLVDFTRLPSPTPENKDLFFVTRSSGIQPSPARSSSYSETNEPDLGMANGSKSLSMVDLQDPRSLEGGLGPCTSDALGEGPGSGGGWSARVPQGNILGGPTLRRPGQTPTTPGTESTPGRPAQLLAPLSFQNPVYQMACMPVSPRGMTDSGSECHSSVSSHSNNEEGPPGGKHAFLNHGGGGGGGSSGEEYARRSGEFNRRQLSLTEMQHQPTIPRQNSAGPQRRIDQPPPQSITRGRTPPNLLNSAYPRPSSGSMMTSSPDWPGSGARLRQQSSSSKGDSPETKQRAQHKQAPSPVNPSALDRTAAWLLNMNVQYLDHERMEPESLRNREDLTQVEKYQQEIAVLQEKLRASVQKLEEYEARLKGQDEQAQKVLMEYQARLEESEERLRRQQDDKDLQMKGIISRLMSVEEELKKDHSDMQAVVDSKQKIIDAQEKRIASLDAANARLMSALTQLKERYSMQTRNGISPTNPTKLQITENGEFRNSSNC
- the dab2ipb gene encoding DAB2 interacting protein b isoform X12; the protein is MPRLKESRSHESLLSPSSAVEALDLSMEDEVIIKPVHSSILGQDYCFEVTTSTGSKCFSCRSSAERDKWMENLRRAVQPNKDNSRRVENLLRLWLIEAKDLPAKKKYFCELCLDDSLYARTTCKLKTDNVFWGEHFEFNNLPAIKSITAHLYKDTDKKKKKDKNNYIGLVNIPVAAVTGRQFVEKWYPVSTPNPPKGKTSGPMIRIKARYQSMNILPMEMYKEFAEYTTNNYMLLCSVLEPGISVKNKEEMACALVHILQSTGKAKDFLTDLMMSEVDRCGENEHLIFRENTLATKAIEEYLKLVGQKYLQDALGEFIKALYESDENCEVDPSKCSSGDLPEHQSNLKMCCELAFCKIINSYCVFPRELKEVFASWRQECSNRGRPDISERLISASLFLRFLCPAIMSPSLFNLMQEYPDDRTARTLTLIAKVTQNLANFTKFGNKEEYMSFMNQFLEHEWTNMQRFLLEISNPETISNTAGFEGYIDLGRELSTLHSLLSEVVSQMDQSAASKLGPLPRILREVNTALSNPSSVQVTPGQSSEHMGSPPAEASCSISTGLQKMVIDNELSGLVDFTRLPSPTPENKDLFFVTRSSGIQPSPARSSSYSETNEPDLGMANGSKSLSMVDLQDPRSLEGGLGPCTSDALGEGPGSGGGWSARVPQGNILGGPTLRRPGQTPTTPGTESTPGRPAQLLAPLSFQNPVYQMACMPVSPRGMTDSGSECHSSVSSHSNNEEGPPGGKHAFLNHGGGGGGGSSGEEYARRSGEFNRRQLSLTEMQHQPTIPRQNSAGPQRRIDQPPPQSITRGRTPPNLLNSAYPRPSSGSMMTSSPDWPGSGARLRQQSSSSKGDSPETKQRAQHKQYQQEIAVLQEKLRASVQKLEEYEARLKGQDEQAQKVLMEYQARLEESEERLRRQQDDKDLQMKGIISRLMSVEEELKKDHSDMQAVVDSKQKIIDAQEKRIASLDAANARLMSALTQLKERYSMQTRNGISPTNPTKLQITENGEFRNSSNC